ttgtctCAATAACAATGAAATGATCATCTTAGGACGATCTTTTTTGTTGATAGATAATGTTCTTTTCAACATAACTGCGTCGTGTAAATACTTAGACTACATCATAGAAGAAACCAAGGTTATATCTGAATGGAACTATTTGATTCAAGGAAGGTTTTGATGgattatcatttaaaaatttaatggtTTTGTTACTCATATCTTCCTTCACTTTTGGGCTATTCCCTTGTTTCCCTCCATTGCCATTTCTTTGATAGCAAATGGTTGTACCAACGAAATGGGATGGAAGTCAAGGCATTCGAATGTAACAGCCTTTAATGCAACACTGGTAGATAGAAAAACAAACCAACCACCATGAAAGATTGTTTTAGGTTATGAGATAAACATAAAATGCCCAAGGACTCTTCTCAAATAAACAAACAAGCTCTAAATATTACTCAAATCAAACTTGGCTGGAAACGTAATTTTTCACATGATACGTAGCCCACGAGTAAATTGGTCTCTGAGTGAAGCCATACCCTGAGCCCTCCTCGAGGAGTTCTTCTTGATCTGTATCAACTTATCATACACACACCATGGGAAACTAAGATAATGGTCCCTTTTCAGTCCCTCGTTGTAACAACCCCAATAATCAGGATGATACGTTACATGATACCAAGCCGATGCCTTAGCATAGACATCATCATCAGTTTCATTTCCAACCTTAAACCACGATCTTGCTTCATTCCTCAGAGACCTTATAGCTGCTCCCATGGCTTCTGCATCTTTTCTTCTATCAAATGTCTTACCTGTCTTCATTATACCACCACTAAGTATTTCAGCCTCGGTTTTAATGCCATAATACTCCATCAAGTTACCCAACTTGAAATCATACTCTGTTTTGTACTGAAACGCATCATCTATGTAATCTTCGAACCCATCAACTTCCATTTGTGGGTCGTAAGACGACTCTGCCACTTGCTTTGTGAAGGATTTGATAGTGGCAGAGTGGGGTGCTTTATCTTTCACTGCCCTGTAAAGCTTCCCTATCACACGTTCTGATTCGTAGGTGGTCCTATCTGGCTTTTCCATGAAATCAGGGTATTCTCTTACACGTAGTTCAGGTGGTATCTCGGCGGGAATGCCGGTTTTTGGGAAATCAACAGCGATTGAAAACAACTTTGCTAGCTGTACACAGGAGTTACTCATGGCCATTCCAGGTTCTTTATCAGCAAAGACAGTGTGTGCATTTGCAATAATTCCTAAGCTATCATTTACAATATAATTGGTGAAGTACTCCTGCACTTCCTGTAGCAAGAAGAAAATGATATGCATGATGCAACATTTAATTAAGTCACAAAGAAGCATACTTTACAATGATTTATGTTGTGCTCCAAATCCTATACATCAAACGGAGATGATTCTCTtcatatgatttgaaaatttaaaagcatTAACCGCCAATACCTCAATGGTTACATCATGATCCAACTGTGTGCTTGGAGCAGGGTTGTAGTCCATTGGTGAGATTTGCTTTGTCGGAATCAAGTCCTGATCCCAACAAACAAAGTAAATGTCTCCGTCCAAATCACTCCCAGAGCATTCATTTGGATGAGGTCTGTTATTACAACAAATTAACCGCATCACACTTTGAATGAAACAAGGAAAAAGACTCAATCTTTATCATGATGCAACAAACGAGCTTATAAAAGTTAATCAGTCAGTTTACCTTGTTCCTTTTTTAGGAAAAACGACACAGTCCACCATGTGATGCAAGTGTGACACGTCAATTGCCCTTAAAACACGTACATCGCCTGGGTGCAAGCATGGGTTTTTAGCCACAACAACGTTTCCTCTGATAATGTAGTTGTACTCATCTGACATATCTTCATTGAACAAAGGGGATTCCCCATTGAACCGTCTATGTCCAGCACTAGAAAATTGAACAAACACCTGACCATATTCCAAAATTCCAGTTTCATCTAGACATCCCATCATTTGTCTAGCTTGTGGGACAAAGATTCTTGCTTTCATTCGCAAATCCAGTAACTTTGATGAGCGAAAAGTTTGTAGCATCATTGAAAGAAAAGGTTCTCCGTCGGGCTTATAGCCACATTTCAACATTTCTTTGAGAATGTTAGTATTCTCTCCAGGAGACATCAACTCCAAAGCCTCCTGTGCTCTCCATGGATCGACTAAAATATCATCCAACTGAGCTACTGCTTCTCTCTGCTTCCTCTCAAAGACATGATCCTTGATTCCAAGAGTGGACAAAAGTGTGATTATTTGACGATTCAGAAAACATGGCTGGTATTTGCTCCATGCCAAGAcatcaagttttgtattatcggATTGGTATTTCAACATGCTTGGCCTCAGTGAAAGCTTCACATATGACGATGGATCGACAGCCACAACTCCTTTGTAGCCACCATACCTGATCTGAAAGGCGGATGGAATCGAACCTTTAACTCCACATTTCGAAGCAACCCTCCGAGcaaaatcagatgatatcttcCCAATTCCATCAGAAAAGACGTATTTTATTCCATTATTGACAGCCTCTATGTCCGGAATTTTCTCCATCTCATGCCTACCGACACTTAAAGTCTCAGTAGATGAACCAAAGGACTGACCAAGTCTCGCAGCATACTTTGCGACATTTCTTATGCTACGGAAGTCGCCCATCCACCGTCTAATATCATCAGCAGAACGATTAGGTGTCGATGCGAACATCCAGACAGAATTATCTCGTAACTGACTTGAAGAAAATGCAAGGAAATCAAACTTTTTGTCACCAATTCTTACACCTTCCTTGAGTGTTGAAAGTATCCTCTCGTAAATCTTTGTTCTTCGGTTCTCACCCGGAATAGCTACCCTAGGAGATAAATCAGTTGAATACATTTTATCCCACTCCTCATCCACAAAGGAAACACGGATAAAATTGTCAATGTCATCTCGATACTGGCGTAATACTCGGTTAGACACATTCACTTCTGGACCAGAGAAATAAACTTTGACTGGGGTAACTTGAACCCAGTGCACATATACTAACCCATCATCTAAACGTATGGAAGGTGCTTTTGGAATCTCTTGCAATGAGACATACTTCTTATACTGCTCATGAAGCCAGGCCACGGGATCATAGCAACACTCCTTTAAATAGTAAAGCTTGTCCAAAGCATGCTCTATGTATGTAATATTGTATCTCTGTGGATTGACCAACCGATAAAAGGATGCATCAATTTTTGGTCCGGGGAGACATCCAGTCTGCACCATACTGCAAATcttgaataatattttgtaagGCACTTCAAATCCAAAGGGAGGATGCAAGATGGGAACTAGAGCCAAATTATGAGAAAAGGGGGAAGCTGTCTTCAAATAAAGTGGACTTTCACTGACTTTATAGTAAATGAAACTGTCACGGAAATTCGGAAGCCTCATGCCATAAGGGAGCTGCAGACATAAGCCAGAAGATTGCCCAACACATGATAAAGTAAAGTCTGTTGTTCTGACCCACTGATCATCTGATATTTCCTTAAAAAAACTATAGATGGAATCATTGAGTTTCTTGTAGATTCGTGGAGCACCAAATAACTGAAGTACAGGATAAAAAGAAAGATCATTTCAATTGGAAACACATTGATGTTACTTGAAAGCATAATAGAGCAGCAGTACAAGTAATATGATGCAACTGCACGGACactaaattaaaaattcatcaatGCTGTTAAACTTACAAACAACTAATTATAATACTTCAATGCGATAGTTGTTAAATAACTTGTCCAAAGCTAATTAGTTAGTGCAGAATACAGACAGTCCTACATGATCCACGTCATTTCCATAAGTTACCACAACTCAGTAAGAATCAAGTGTGCATAATAGTATAAGTAATTTTGTTTAACTGTTTTCAACAGTTCGACCTTTTCTTGCACACTGTTAAGTTGCAGATTAATATTTCAAAGGTTTTGATGTTGGAAAGTAGAATAAGGTATCATAAAATCAAGGGTAAATAAATCGAATACTTCTTGGGATTAGGCCTGATTACAAGCTGGTGAAGTCATAAAAGTAAACCTGTATGAGAAGAAGCTTCGCAGTTTGATCAGGTGGACAATACAGCACAATCTGCCATATATTCTCATATGAGAGCTGGAGCTTGTATTCATCCGAATTAAAGCTCAGTTGGAAGTACATTTTTTTCATCCCAGTTCCGAATTTCACAGAAACTTTTGTCCCTTTCCATAGCACTGAAAATGTCTCTCTAGATATCTGGCATCCAAAATTGAGAGTTACCTCTTCCATTTCGTGCAAATACGTTCTAGGATTCGGAATAATGTCAACATCCATTTCCCTAGCCTTCAAATAAGAAGGACCATAATACAGGCGACGCTTACTAGCTAAATCCACAATAATATCAGAACATCTGTTATTTATAAATTGGACTTTAGCATATGGCCTTGGCCCTTGTTTGGATGGTTTCACTTCTAAGGCATCTACAGTTCCTTTGCCAGTATACCCCTCGAAGAATTCCTTAATCACCTCAGCGGCATCCAAATTAGGGAAACCAGAAACGTAAATCGTCTTTCCCATCTGGCGAATTTCAGCTGTAATGCAACATAGATATACAGGCATATGTCACGTAAATACACAAACACTCACATGTACAATGCCTCTCTTGTTTCAGCCACCTACATTCTAACATTTAGAAGATTCAAAAAAAGGTAGTTGCTATTTTCAGATGTTGGGTTGTGGGTTGTTAAAGGATAAAACTCAATGGAATCTTAAAATCCACGATGCTTGTTCGTGTGAGTTTCACAGACAGTGGGGGTGGACGAGGAAGACTCGGAATTCTTAGTCAAATTATTTTCTTCTCACTTCTCACTTCTCACCTCCTCGGACTCTGCTGACACAATAATAGAGTGGAAAGGAGGGCAGCATTTGTAATCCAACGGCGCAAATGAATTCATCGCACTAGATCGAAGGGATTAAACGTACCTTCGCGTTGCTGATGTATAGGGTCTTACGTAGTCTTTATCCATCACCAATGACATTtgccaaatttttattttttaaagtttcgATCACAATGGATAAATTCTTCAAACAAAATCTAAAAACATTGCCAAGTTTTTAcgagaatttaattattttaatttttctacaAATTTGTATGTACCTTGGAAACTATATCGAAGGTCACCATTAAGGGAGAACTCATATAGTCGTTATTGTTTGATGTGTACTGGATAAACTTTATATTAATGTAATATACTGCAAATAATGTTAGTCAAAGTAAACAACATTGGACAAATTATGTCTGACAAATTCGCTCAAAAAATTTTTGATAAGAGGATTCGAACAcatatgttattgatatttATTAAGTATGATATGAAAAGGCTTTTGCTAACTACCTTGAttgttaaatataatttacttaAGATTACCTTTTTTAGGAATAAAATCATGTGATATATCTTGTGTTACGTttgttgttatatatatataaaattacgtGAAAGATTTACTTGCCAAACAATTAAGTTTAAGGGCCGATTATgccatatatatttgtataatagGAAATGTAGCACAAAGTTAAGTAGATGATTTTATTTCCTCTTTTTTATTCCTAGTATTAAattatactattttcttatataactttatataagattttaatgtcattttcttaaaataatatagAAGCTAATGAGttctagaaaaaataaaatattatttctaaaattatatatttcaaaaccCATAAacaaccatatatatatatatatatatatattatatattgagcaaacatttatatgtttttaaaaaatttaaatcttctcTTACCATTAATAAAgtttaaatatatcaaattctttcaaaaataaatttattagacaaaaaatagatttttttaaattctattTTTAAGTCGGTAAAAAacatatgtataaaaaatattaaatgcacATATAACCTATTTACCACGATTATTTAACTTACAAAATTAGATCTTTTACTTCATGAAGTCGAGAACCTGTAACTTTTAATAACATTCAGACCCCTATACTTTGGCCTAATTACAAAATTGATTCCAAATTTTCACAAATGTCGTAAACCATCCTTCAGTTTAGCAAATAACTTCAAGCAAGGAAGATGtatttttcaatcattttagAGAACAAAACAAGAGCATATTTACGATCAGAAACAGTAATATTCTCTCTTAAAAGGGCCAAGCCCATCTCTGCTCACAAACAGTATATAAAAGAAACAATATCCCAAAAAACTTTGGTTATAGAACTCGAGTCAGACGTCGAATGAAATAAAGATGCGAAATCTTATCGTTTGCGTCAAATGTTATGTTCTATGAAAAAAGTAAAGAATATTATGAAACTTTTTTTTACCTTGATGGTAAGAAATAAAGTTagtaaagaattttttttaccttGATGGTGATAAATAAAGTTAACAAAGAATATTATATGAGTagttcttttgtgagacggtctcacgaacctttatctgtgagacgggtcaaccttaccgatattcacaataaaaaaataatattcttagaataaaaagtaataatgatgatccaaataagagatctatctcataaaatatgacccgtgagaccgtctcacacaagtttttgtcatattatatatgtaattttttatgttgatggtAAGAAATAAAGTTAAGGAAAGCTCTTCCATTTTCAAACTTTTAGAgattgtttaaataaaaaaattcaagtatgCATATGCACACACAGAATAAAACTTTTATGAATTAATAATATTAGGagcattaaattttattaatttagagaagtattaattaattgataaattaataatatattattttaaagagtttttttttaaaatttcaacaaaGATAAATtgaattacataaataaatcattgtGTTACATCAATATATGCATCCTATATATtctttgaattaatataaataaaaattcattatacatatatgtttataaaaataagtaaattatattattttttagtaatTCAATAATATTCATTGTTTAGTAAttcaataatattcattatattgactaatcaaatataatttaccgtataaaatattcaaaattataattatttcataaaaaacaaacaacagtataatcatattttaataaagtttccTAGTTATGTTTGTTATTTTAtagaattattattaatttatgatattgaaGGGACCATATGTTTATACATGAGTTTTCTGAAAATTTATTATCTTACTAATTTATCGTGGACCATATTTTTATACATGAGTTTTCTGAAAATTTATTATCTTACtaatttatcgaaattattaACTTAGCTGACGGGTTCAATTCGGGATcgaaaataatagtaatttatagaaattattaatttgtcgaatattaatttatagaatttttagATACATAATTTATGCTAGTATTTTTTACCCACATAAAATATTGTTTCGAGTATActaaattttcatataaaatataactataTTGGAATAATTTTTTCCACATTGAATGTAATGTTCTGGTTTTATGTCATTACAACTTATTTCCCATCAAAGCAAGCAATTTAATTAAAGGAGTTCTTGTAAAAACTTATTTTAAGTGATTCAAAACTTTTTAGccaatgaaatatttgaaaattgtatgtaaaaattgaaaaatatttaaaataagttaTTGCAAACACTACTGAAGTCTgaatattacaaaaatattatttgaaaatgaaaacaatttatatattttagatTTAAAAATAGTTGGTTATATATGTATTCAAAATATCATGTCAAGAAAAGTTGAGATGTCTACATTTGACAACCTCAAATAATTGGTCCACATAACATCAAAAATATAATCCCCTCCCCAATTCTCAAAACTTTATGCATTGTGTTTGGAAGTGTTGTTTCAACCGTACTTGGTGCATCACCAAGACCCCATCCATttttgtccatatttacaaaataaaatatgttaagATACGTGaagtttttgttgttgttgttaaacgatttaaaaatatttgaatgatTTCGTTACTCTCGgtcataaattttgataaagagAATAAACATTTCATCTTACAATTAATGTTAAAGCTAATACCAAATATTTGATTCCTATGCAATGCAAGAGATACAAATATTGAGAGAGAGTCTCGGCTAGAAAAGTTACCTAAAGTGACGATTGAGCtattatacaatttaaaaattctaaaattacaTCATTTTTACCGTCTATAAATTTTCATGAAATAACATGTGCTCGATCCTAAAAACTATAAGATTTAAATTTATCTATTAATGGAGACTATATTAAAGGCACGagcaaaataattttgtgaGGGAAAAATTTTCGTTTGGAAACAAGCAACTACTTGCCCTTGCGTAATTCACTAGGTTTGCTTCGATGTacgaaataattaattaatatatttaaatatatcacaagaaacaaaattaaaaggACATGTCAATTTTCACCAGAAGAGACAAATTGTGGAGGGGGTCATGTGATGAGTTAtgcatttattatattaaattaattgaattttaatatatttttaaatttgatatatgGTATTTGACCCAACTTATAATCTCTAGAAAAAacaatttataatttgttttagATATTATAAGTTCTCATAATATGTTTGATATCTTATCTTTTTTTCAAAAAgatcttttttatatttcacttctccaaaattttcttatatatcttcttaaatctttattttatcatattttttaaattaccattttataactttgttttttttaatcaaatatgaataaaattttgttatatcCTTTTATTAGAATAGAGAAAAcaaaagttttaatattttattgagtaaATTATTAACTATAGTTTTTTTAATCCTCACTTTATTTAtacacattaaaaataatattaaatatttttcttcaaaaaacaTAAGATTTTCTAAATATaaaatagatttattttttaaaatattaaatgtaaaactatttatatatattgttatgaTCGGGAAAGAGTTTAGAGGGAGGTGATGAACTCTTTATGAAATTGacgtttttaaaatttgttttcaatcgtttttaggcggttgaatATTTTCTTGAACAGTTAGAAATGTGAACCACTTAAAAAGTGCGGAAGATGGTTCAGAATTTCTAATGACAGCTACAACCGGTTGGCTAGCCTGTTAACAAGAAACAGTTCAAAATGTAAGTGTTTGCAGAAATTAAAGGCACgtgattttatggatgtttggagataaAACTCCTACATCACCCTTCTTTCTCTTCAGGAaggatttcactaaaagactttggttttaTAAACTATTGCAACAGCCCATTCCaatcaggacttatcacactgcctTGTTTGGAACTTTTAGATCACTTTACAATTCTGGATATTTAAGAACCATCGGTTCACCAGAACACTCAgtaaatcaaataaccaaaggTTAATGACATAAAGAAACAGCATGCTTTGAGTAGCACGAGATTGATCTTTAAATGATCAGATATATTTCTGATGAGTGTGTGCTTGATGAGCAATGAACTATGGACCTTTTAGTGCACTCAAAATCTTCAAGTATGCAATCTTAGTAATGTGGCAATTATGTAGCGGTTGAAAAGCTTGTAAGTTGTAGAGTACAAAAGTCAGCGATTATTCTATCTCATTGCGTTCTTCAACTCTTCATTTATATAGGCCATCAGTCCAACGGTCAACAAAAGATGTGTAACGAAAACTTGTAGTGTTGAAATGATGTGTCACTATCAGTTGCTAAAACATTTAATGTTCTCTTTGCTTGTGCGACTTTGAATCATGTTCCTCTGAAGAGTTGCCGTTAGATATCTTTTTTGTAGTAACTGTTAGCTTCATCAGAACTTGTAGGATATTTGAACGATCTTTCCATTCTGGGATAGTGACATAAATGAAGATCTTTATCGGGACTGGAGCAATATAGATTGACTTGTAGCGGTGCAAAACCATTGAATGTCCTGAGCCAGTCAGATAGTGTTTTTCATTAAGTGTTCAATAAATAGCTCCTTTAAATGAAGCGGTTGAAGCATTTAAGTAGCCGATTGGAAAACTTCTAAAGGTTGAAACTCTTCAAGTTGGTGCAAGCGGTTGAAGCGTTCCTATTATACAAGATAAATGGCAGATGTTTCCTGAAACAGTTAGGTGCTGTTTTGATTTTGTCTATAACCAAAACTTAAGGATAATAACAATATCTT
The DNA window shown above is from Primulina huaijiensis isolate GDHJ02 chromosome 12, ASM1229523v2, whole genome shotgun sequence and carries:
- the LOC140989594 gene encoding probable RNA-dependent RNA polymerase 1, coding for MPVYLCCITAEIRQMGKTIYVSGFPNLDAAEVIKEFFEGYTGKGTVDALEVKPSKQGPRPYAKVQFINNRCSDIIVDLASKRRLYYGPSYLKAREMDVDIIPNPRTYLHEMEEVTLNFGCQISRETFSVLWKGTKVSVKFGTGMKKMYFQLSFNSDEYKLQLSYENIWQIVLYCPPDQTAKLLLIQLFGAPRIYKKLNDSIYSFFKEISDDQWVRTTDFTLSCVGQSSGLCLQLPYGMRLPNFRDSFIYYKVSESPLYLKTASPFSHNLALVPILHPPFGFEVPYKILFKICSMVQTGCLPGPKIDASFYRLVNPQRYNITYIEHALDKLYYLKECCYDPVAWLHEQYKKYVSLQEIPKAPSIRLDDGLVYVHWVQVTPVKVYFSGPEVNVSNRVLRQYRDDIDNFIRVSFVDEEWDKMYSTDLSPRVAIPGENRRTKIYERILSTLKEGVRIGDKKFDFLAFSSSQLRDNSVWMFASTPNRSADDIRRWMGDFRSIRNVAKYAARLGQSFGSSTETLSVGRHEMEKIPDIEAVNNGIKYVFSDGIGKISSDFARRVASKCGVKGSIPSAFQIRYGGYKGVVAVDPSSYVKLSLRPSMLKYQSDNTKLDVLAWSKYQPCFLNRQIITLLSTLGIKDHVFERKQREAVAQLDDILVDPWRAQEALELMSPGENTNILKEMLKCGYKPDGEPFLSMMLQTFRSSKLLDLRMKARIFVPQARQMMGCLDETGILEYGQVFVQFSSAGHRRFNGESPLFNEDMSDEYNYIIRGNVVVAKNPCLHPGDVRVLRAIDVSHLHHMVDCVVFPKKGTRPHPNECSGSDLDGDIYFVCWDQDLIPTKQISPMDYNPAPSTQLDHDVTIEEVQEYFTNYIVNDSLGIIANAHTVFADKEPGMAMSNSCVQLAKLFSIAVDFPKTGIPAEIPPELRVREYPDFMEKPDRTTYESERVIGKLYRAVKDKAPHSATIKSFTKQVAESSYDPQMEVDGFEDYIDDAFQYKTEYDFKLGNLMEYYGIKTEAEILSGGIMKTGKTFDRRKDAEAMGAAIRSLRNEARSWFKVGNETDDDVYAKASAWYHVTYHPDYWGCYNEGLKRDHYLSFPWCVYDKLIQIKKNSSRRAQGMASLRDQFTRGLRIM